CAGGAGCGCTTTTTGATCAGGGTTTAGGAAGATTCGGATCTTCCTGGATCGCCTTGCGGTAGCTTCTGAGTCCGGGCATTCGACGAGAGAAGAGGTGAAGGGTGGCGAGCAGATCCGCTGTGAGTTCGGATTCTGGGCAGTGAACAGATTGGTCGAGAACCATGAGTTCGCCACCGTTTTGTTGAGCCATGAACTCGAACAACTCGAATCCGAATCGACACAATCGATCACGGCAGGCAACCACAATTTGGAGCTGATCGCCGCGCATGAGTCTGACCAGTAGGGATTGCAATCCTTTTCGCTTGAAGTTGAGACCTGATCCGATGTCTTGGATGATTTCGGCATTGGGATAGCGATCGCGCATGAACTGGACTTGTCTAGCGAGATCATCTCGTTGCTTGGCTGAACTGACGCGGCAGTAGCAAACAACGATAGATCGAGTTGCGTTGCGTCCATACGACTCAACGTTGTAGAGCCGCTGACCCGCCTCGTTTCGGATGGTTTCGATCTTCCCTTCATCTGCG
This sequence is a window from Limnothrix sp. FACHB-406. Protein-coding genes within it:
- a CDS encoding IS607 family transposase translates to MPIFRYGIHPSQKSGRISGIASKYANTLRKYADEGKIETIRNEAGQRLYNVESYGRNATRSIVVCYCRVSSAKQRDDLARQVQFMRDRYPNAEIIQDIGSGLNFKRKGLQSLLVRLMRGDQLQIVVACRDRLCRFGFELFEFMAQQNGGELMVLDQSVHCPESELTADLLATLHLFSRRMPGLRSYRKAIQEDPNLPKP